GGTTCGATCGGGCAATTCTGCATCGGCAAATCGCCGGTGCTGGCGAAAGCCCCTTCGCGCTGCTGCGCGAGCGTGCCGGCCGGCGCGTCGGCCCCGAACATCGTTTGTGACCCCATCGCTGCCTCCTTGTCTTTGATTGGTAGGCAGACATTAGCGAGTCAGGCATCCCCGAAATGTGCGGTGACGCACTTAGCGCGCGATGCGGCTGTGCTCGCATTCGATGCCGCATAGCCTGGCGTACATCGCGCTGTCCCAGCGAAAGCGCAGGCCGAGCTCGGAGAACGCGGCGTTGCCCGCGCTGACTTTAGCCCTCACCATCGACCGCGTGCTCAATGGGCTGACACATTGGCTGGATCTCGGACAACATCGGCCGTGAGAACACAATGTTCCTGGCCTTTGCGATCGAGGCGGTGGGCATTCTGTTGCTGGCTAAGTATGGGCAGGATCCCATCGCCTTCCTGGCTCTGTTCGTGCCCAAGCCAATGCGCGAAGCCCATGCCAAAAAATATATGCATTCCAACACCACCGCGCCGATGGGATATCGCGCGGTGCCGGAGGACCTGACCGGAGGGGCTTGCCGGCGTGGATCGTCGCGGTCAATGCGCCGCGGGAATCGGGATATGATCGAAGGCGAGAGTCAAAACGAAAGCGAAAGCGAAAGCGAAAACGAAAACGGAAACCCTCCCGCGACTCCCGCTGCATGTAGCGAGGCCGCGTGCAGTGCAAGATAAAACCAGAGCGGCGGGCAAGCACTAGCAGCGCTTGCCCCGCAGCCATCCGGCACCCCCAAGAGACAGCTTTTCGAGATTGCCATGAACCAGGTCGTTATTCCCATCGCGGTCCAGGACATCGGCAAAGCGCGCAAGCGCCGCCAGCCGAAGGGGAGGCAGCCTGACCCGGCAGCCTTGGCCGAAGTCCGGGCCGCCCTGGGCGACGCGCCGCGGCGGCGCGACCTCCTGATCGAGCACCTGCATGCCATCAACGACCACTACGGCCAGCTGGCGATCCCGCACCTGGTGGCGCTGGCGCAGGAGATGGGGCTGTCGATGGCGGAGGTCTATGAGGTCGCCACTTTCTATCATCATTTCGATGTCGTGCGTGAGGATGGGGACGGCGCCATCCGGCCCCCGGCTGCGGTGACGGTGCGCGTGTGCGAAGGCATTGCCTGCGAGCTGGGCGGGGCGCGCGACCTGCTCGCCCGGCTGCCGGCCCTGCTGGGCAGCGAAGTCAGGGTAGTGGCCGCGCCCTGCATCGGCCGCTGCGAGCGCGCGCCCGCCGCGCTGGTCGGGCAGAACCCAGTGGATTTTGCGAGTCTGCAGACCATTTCGGACACGGTGGGCGCACGCGCCGTGCATCACGCTCCCGAAACCCATCTGGGCTATGACGACTATCGCGCGCAAGGTGGGTATCAGTTGCTGCGCGCGGTGGCCTCGGGTGAGCGTGATCCAGAATCCTTGCTGCGCACGATGGAGGATTCCGGCTTGCGCGGGCTGGGTGGCGCGGGTTTTCCCACCGGGCGCAAATGGCGGATCGTGATGGCCGAGCCGGCCCCGCGCCTGATGGCGGTCAACCTGGATGAGGGCGAGCCCGGCACCTTCAAGGATCGCTTCTACCTGGAGCGCGACCCGCATCGCTTCCTGGAAGGCATGTTGATCGCCGCCGCGGTGACCCAGGTCAGCGCCATCTACATCTACCTGCGCGACGAATACGCAGGCTGCCGTGCCGTGCTTGGCGAAGCGCTGCGCCGGCTGCAGGCCGACCCACCGATCCCGGACATGCCGGAGATCCAGTTGCGGCGCGGCGCCGGCGCGTATATCTGCGGCGAAGAGTCCGCCATGATCGAATCGATCGAAGGCAAGCGCGGCATGCCCAGGCTGCGTCCGCCCTATGTGGCGCAGGTCGGCTTGTTCGGCCGGCCCACGCTGGAGCACAATTTCGAGACCCTTTACTGGGTCCGCGAGATCCTTGAAAAAGGCGCGGGCTGGTTCGCCGCGCAGGGACGCCATGGCCGGCACGGGCTGCGCTCGTTCTCGGTGTCGGGGCGCGTGAAGCTGCCCGGCGTGCATGTGGCACCGGCGGGGATCACCGTGAGTGAGCTGATCGAGGAATACTGCGGCGGCATGCAGGACGGCCATCGCTTCTACGGCTACCTGCCGGGCGGCGCCTCGGGTGGCATCCTGCCGGCGTCCCTGGGCGATATTCCGCTGGATTTCGATACGCTGCAGCCCCACGGTTGCTTTATCGGATCGGCCGCCATCGTGGTGTTTTCCGAGCAGGACAGCGCGGTGGCCGTGGCGCGCAACCTGATGCACTTCTTCAAGCATGAATCCTGCGGACAGTGCACACCATGCCGTGTGGGCACGGCCAAGGCGCTGGAGGTGATCGCGCAGCCGAAATGGGACCTGGCCGCGTTGGCGGACTTGTCTGCGGTGATGCGGGATGCGTCCATCTGCGGGCTGGGGCAGGCTGCGCCCAACCCGGTGGATTGCGTGATCAAGTACTTTCCCCAGGAACTGGCCTGATAAGCGAGGGCGAGATGAATGCACTGACCCGCGCCGAGCGCGCGCAAGTGGATGCCTCCTCGGGTACCACGGTGACGTTCCGCCTGAATGGCCGGGATGTGTGCGCCTGGCCTGGCGAGAGCTTGCTCAAGGTGGCGCAGCGCGAGGGGATCGACATCCCGTACCTGTGCTACAAGGACGGCCTGGACACCGCCGGCAACTGCCGCGCCTGCATGGTGGAGATCAAGGGCGAGCGCGTGCTGGCGCCGTCGTGCTGCCGCTACCCCGCGCAGGGCATGGAAGTGCAGACCGCGTCCGAGCGCGCGCTGCGCTCGCAGCGCATGGTGCTGGCGCTGCTGCAGTCCGATATGCCCGAGGCACATTACACGCGCAGCAATGCGCTGGATCATTGGTCGGCCCTGCTGGACGTCGGCAAGCCGCGCTTTGCGCCGCGCGCCGCCGTGCCAGCCGATTTGTCCCATCCCGCCATCGCCGTCAATCTCGATGCCTGCATCCAGTGCACCCGCTGCGTGCGCGCTTGCCGCGAGGAGCAGGTCAACGATGTGATCGGGCTGGCCTTTCGCGGCGACCAGGCCGCGATCGTGTTCGATATGGGCGACCCGATGGGCGCCTCCACCTGCGTAGCCTGCGGGGAGTGCGTGCAGGCTTGCCCGACCGGCGCGCTGATGCCGGCCCGCGACGCCGCGTTGCCGGTGCCGGATCGCCAGGTGGAATCGGTCTGCCCGTACTGCGGGGTGGGCTGCCAGCTCACCTACAACGTCAAGGACAACCGCATCCTGTTTGTCGAAGGGCGTCCTGGGCCGGCCAACCAGATGCGCCTGTGCGTGAAGGGCCGCTATGGCTTCGATTACGCCCAGCATCCGCACCGCCTGACGGTGCCGCTGGTGCGGCGCGAAGGCGCCCCCGCCAAGCGCGGTGATTTCGTGATGGATCCCGCGCGCGTGATGGATGTGTTTCGCGAAGCCAGCTGGGATGAGGCCCTTGCGCTCGCTGGCACCCGCCTGTCGGCCATCCGCGACACGTACGGCAAGCGCGCGCTGGCCGGCTTTGGGTCCGCCAAGGGGAGCAATGAAGAGGCTTACCTGTTTCAAAAGCTCGTGCGCACCGGCTTCGGCAGCAATAACGTGGACCATTGCACGCGGCTTTGCCACGCGTCGTCGGTGGCGGCGCTGCTCGAAGGCATCGGCTCGGGCGCGGTTTCCAACCCGGTGATGGATGTGGCGCGCGCGCAGGTGGTGATCGTGATCGGCGCCAATCCAACGGTGAACCATCCCGTGGCGGCAACCTGGATCAAGAACGCGGTAAAAAATGGCACCAAGCTGATCGTGGCCGATCCACGCCGCTCCGACCTG
The Cupriavidus basilensis DNA segment above includes these coding regions:
- a CDS encoding NADH-ubiquinone oxidoreductase-F iron-sulfur binding region domain-containing protein: MNQVVIPIAVQDIGKARKRRQPKGRQPDPAALAEVRAALGDAPRRRDLLIEHLHAINDHYGQLAIPHLVALAQEMGLSMAEVYEVATFYHHFDVVREDGDGAIRPPAAVTVRVCEGIACELGGARDLLARLPALLGSEVRVVAAPCIGRCERAPAALVGQNPVDFASLQTISDTVGARAVHHAPETHLGYDDYRAQGGYQLLRAVASGERDPESLLRTMEDSGLRGLGGAGFPTGRKWRIVMAEPAPRLMAVNLDEGEPGTFKDRFYLERDPHRFLEGMLIAAAVTQVSAIYIYLRDEYAGCRAVLGEALRRLQADPPIPDMPEIQLRRGAGAYICGEESAMIESIEGKRGMPRLRPPYVAQVGLFGRPTLEHNFETLYWVREILEKGAGWFAAQGRHGRHGLRSFSVSGRVKLPGVHVAPAGITVSELIEEYCGGMQDGHRFYGYLPGGASGGILPASLGDIPLDFDTLQPHGCFIGSAAIVVFSEQDSAVAVARNLMHFFKHESCGQCTPCRVGTAKALEVIAQPKWDLAALADLSAVMRDASICGLGQAAPNPVDCVIKYFPQELA